The sequence CGTCAATGTGGTGACCCACGCGGACGCCATTGACCGCCTCGCCGCCGTGCTGCCGCCCAACGTGGGTCTGCTCGAGCTCACCAGCTCGGGACGATTCCGCACGCATCGCGCGGCCGACTCCAACCTCACGCGACTTCAACCGGGGTGGATGCTCGACGCGCTTCGGCGAGACGAGTACGTCCCCATTATTGCCGACGTCTTCGGGCGCGCTCCGGCGCTGCCGAACACCCACATGTACGACGCGTGCCGCGACCTCTTCGAGCAGCTCGCTCCGGCGCGCGCACACGCGGCCTTCGCCGACGCGTTACGACGCCGGGCGCGTACCTCCGGTGTCGAGGAGATCATTCGCGACGTGGTGCCCGCGCTCTCCGCCCTCTGTCTGAGCGCGGGCTTTGATCTTGCCGACGCCAGCGCCTTCCGCGAGGCACTGCGCCAACCTTTATCCACCATCATCGAGTAGCGGGCACGCTCACACGCGT is a genomic window of Gemmatimonadaceae bacterium containing:
- a CDS encoding sce7726 family protein; protein product: MFAPPVARALARRADSAPLRSLGQLVRETYGADALIPSLESLYTSAYAYLWSAYRAEYCYKNAIARHILLGRHSLRTTTMLTEFRVGTSKADVVLINGTTTVYEIKTALDSLDRLPGQLTDYCRVFDYVNVVTHADAIDRLAAVLPPNVGLLELTSSGRFRTHRAADSNLTRLQPGWMLDALRRDEYVPIIADVFGRAPALPNTHMYDACRDLFEQLAPARAHAAFADALRRRARTSGVEEIIRDVVPALSALCLSAGFDLADASAFREALRQPLSTIIE